The sequence GCTGACTTTTCCCATCTGCAAGTAGCGTTTTGATCTCGGAAATATTGACGGACAGCTCTTCATCCACATGTTGCTGAGCAGAAACCAAACCTGGCTGCGCGAACAATAACCAGCAGCAACTGACCAAGAAGACCAGATGATGCGAACTCAAAGTAAGTTTATTCAACAGTGCTTTGATCATGAGCTTAGCGGACAGTAAATGTAGCCCGAAATGAGAAAGATTCTCATGAACGATCTGGCTTACCTCCTATCTTAAATCGCTAAATAATCACCGAATTTGCCGATAGCAAGTGTTAATTTAACAATCAAATAGGGGCATTGAACGAATTTATTTTATAAACAATGACTACATTTCAAAACCAATAAAAACCAATGAAAAAGACTCTCCTTTCCTTTCTAATGGTGGCGACTGCCATAAGCTTAAACCTTAGCGTTACTGCACAGACCATATTCCCTGTAAAGGACAGCCCTAGGAATATGACGCCCGAATATGCTTTGGAGCAAACCAAGACCTACTTACCTACCTGCGGATTCAGTAGCGCCTATATCCAAACCAGTGACCTGCAGGAGCTGATGAAGGTGAAAAACTGCGTGGGAATTCGGTTTTACGTTTCAATGGAAAATCCGAAACAACGATTTGCAGCGGTGATAGCAGTTGCCATCAAATCGAACGGACAGGAAATCGGTGACTTCTTGGAAAGAAAATACCACTTGGCAAGACCCTTGGATGACCATTATCCTGATGAATTTGTGAAGATGAATCTGAGTTCAGCCAAAAAATGCGTCTACTACTTGAGAGATGGCGTAGCAGGCCTTACACCGTATGCTGCATATCTTGGAGTAGAAAGCATCAATGCACTTTTAAACACTCCGGGAGCTACGGGTATTCGAATCTATTCGTCCGGATACGACACGCTTAGAACCATGGCCTTTGGAGCCGTTAAATATGAAAACAAAGAGGTTAAGGACGTGGGAGGTAATTACCTGCAAAGTTCGTTGCCATGCCCTGTTGATTGCGGAGGAGATCCTTACATCCTTTGGAATCGTTAAACCACTTTTTCGAATACTAACCCAATCAATCCAAGTAATGAAAACACTACGCAACTTCGGCATACTCATGTTGGCAAGTGTGTCTATTTCCATCGGAATTGCACAAGCACAAACTCCGATGTACTCTTCGCCAGAACCAACGGAGCAAAGCCCAATACAGGTAAAAAAATCGGATGCCATCAGCGAGGCCACATCAGTAAGCAAAACCTGCGGATACAACCAAGCCTATATTTCAATCAAAGACCTGGAAGCACTGCTTTCTCCCAGTAGCTGCGTAGGTATTCGAATCTACAATGCAAAAGAAAGTTCAGACCAGCAGAATTCTGACATCATCGCTGTGGCCGTAGACCAGAATGGGAAAGAGATAGGTTCAACATCTAAATATTTGAACGCAAAATCGTACGATGAGAATCAAAGCTGTCCATCAAGGCGAATCGGAAAAAGCAAAGCAGTGGGTTGCGTCAAGAACATTACCAACTCAAGCCTCAATTACCAAAAAGTATTCTTCAGCAAAGCCGTTCTCAAAGAGCGAATATCTGTTAGCGGAATGACCGGTATCATGGTTATCCCCGGAGAGCTTTCTGGAGGCAGCACAATGATGATCTGTGCCGCTGCGCTTGATGGTGGTAAACTAACTGCGTTGGAAGCCAATTTTCTAAAAAGCCAACTGCCATGTCCTACGGATTGTGGTGATTCTGGAAATTACTTGGTTGAACCAAAGTAGCGCTTCAAGTAATTCTCTAAACATTTCATACACTTGTTCGGTTAAGCAGTGCTGATTGCACTAGCAAAGATTCATCTATGTACGTAAAACGGAATTACAGCTTCTCAATGACCTTCAGGTGGTCAAAGTGGCCATTCATTGTAGGTTTCTTTTATGCTTTGGCGCTATGTACTGCCCATGCCATATTCGACATTCATTTTGCATTGCCATGGCAGCCGATAAGTGTTATCGGTATTGCGGTGGCGTTCTATCTTGGCTTTAAAAACAATAGCTCCTACGACCGAACCTGGGAGGCACGCAAAATTTGGGGTGGAATTGTAAACGATAGCCGATCTTTTGGTGCACAGGTGGTTTCCTTTGTGCAAGGAGAGAATGCTGACGCGATCAAGAAGGAATTGATCTATCGTCACGTTGCTTGGCTCACTGCCCTTCGTTATCAATTACGATTGAGCCGAGAATGGGAACATACCGAAGATCGGATACAAGGAAAATTTGCACCCAACATTTGCGAAGAATACATAGAAAATCTTGATGGAGAATTACTCAAGTTTCTTCCGCCATCTGAGGTTGAGCAGTACAAAGGCAAGGCAAACACTGCCACGCAGATATTGGTCACGCAATCGAAGCGTTTGCAAGACTTGAAGGACCAATGTCTGTATGAAGATTTCCGACACATGGAACTGGTACATCTGATCTCAAACTTCTACGATGGACAAGGCAAGTCGGAACGGATCAAGAACTTTCCGTTCCCCCGTCAGTATGCTTCTACTGCCCTTTGGCTCACCTTCGTATTCTGTGGATTGCTCCCTTTCGGAATTATGGATGTTTTCCACGATATGAGTGGTGCGGCATTCTGGGTGTGCCCGTTCATTGTAGGATTGGTCACTTGGATTTTCTTCCTGATGGAAAAGATCGGAGATTATTCTGAAAACCCGTTCGAAGGAACCTACAACGATGTGCCGATCACGACCATTTCGCGTGGTATTGAGATTGATATGCGCGAAATGATCAACGATACGGACATTCCCGGACCGATCCCTTCAGAGAATGGATTTTCGCTTTAAGAAGCTCGTTAATCGAGAATCTGCACACTTGTCATTCGGAGGCTCCCTCATTTGTCATTCCGCGGAACGAGGAATCTTATTGCTCGATTAAAAGAAATGCTTCAGTTCCTTCGGTAAAACTTAGGACAAGCAGCATGACAGACGAGATTGCTTGTACGTTTCAAGAATCGTAAATCTTTCAATCTAATCTTCAAGTACCTTCGTCAGAACACAATCTGAAGCCTTTGGAGGTTATTGAATACCTACCCCTTTTCATCTTCCTAGCCTTACTAGCCGAAATTCTTGGCACAGTTGGCGGTTTCGGTTCGTCCTTGTTTTTCGTGCCTATTGCCAGCTACTTTCTCGATTTCCATTCCGTACTCGGTATTACGGCCATATTCCATGTGTCCAGCAACATCACCAAAATTGCCTTCTTTAGAAAAGGATTTGACAAGAAAGTGATACTCTCACTTGGCATTCCGGCAGTACTGTTCGTGATTATCGGTGCTTATATCAGCAAGTTTTTGGCATCCGAAATCCTTGAAATAGCACTGGCAGTATTTCTTATAGGAACCAGCCTTACATTTCTCATATTCAAAAAGTTAGAGGTAAAACCAACGGTAGCCAACTCCATTGGTGGCGGTGTGCTTTCGGGGCTTGTTGCTGGCGTGCTCGGCACTGGTGGCGCCATCCGTGGAATAACCCTTGCAGCCTTTAATATGAAGACAGAGGTTTTCATTGCCACATCTGCCATCATCGACCTTGGCATTGATGCCAGCCGAAGTGTGGTTTACACGCTCAACGGCTACGTGCATTTTCACGACCTCTACCTCATCCCCATCCTGCTGGTGGTGAGTATTCTTGGAACGTACATCGGCAAGAAGATTCTGGAACGTATTTCTCAGGAGCAATTCAAATCAACCGTTCTTATTCTGATTCTCATCACCGGGGTCATCACTCTTGGGAAGGTTATTTATGACTTTGTGTAAGCATTAAGACCCTTCCAGTGTAATTCTGTCATGAGCGCTATAGCCCCTTGGATTGGCGAAGAACGATTATCGATTAACGAATTGCGATTGTCACCGTTAAAGATCATCACTCCATTGGTAATCAGTATGCTTGAACTTGCTGAATGCATAAATCGTCAATCACAGTTCGTTATTCGCTAATCAGATCTAGCATCACCCTGAACTTGTTTACTCCCATAGGTCGTGAGTTCGCAAGCTCGGTTCAGGTTCTAAACAGATGCTGAATCAAGTTCAGCATGACCTAGACTGTTCACATAAACGCAGGGCAATCAACCGCACTTCCCTTTCGCTTGTAGGTACCGTTTTTCGTTTTTCCCGAATTCCTTTTTCCCTTTCCGCAGGCAGGATTCTTGAATAGCGTGATCTTCACACTGGCGTAGATGTTTCCAGAATTCACGTTCATCGGAACGAAGAATGGCAGGATATTATCCGAACCGATGGTGACGCTGTAGAATCGGAATGCTAGTCCGAGCTGTGGCGAACGGTAATCGTAGAGCGAAATCGGCAACGAAGCTTCGAACCATTTTGACTCGAATCGTGGGGTAATGCCAATCACGCTTCGTCTGATTCCAGTGGTTGTGGTATTCAGTTTGAAGCCTTGGACCCACGTGGCATTGATATAGAATTTCTTCCCAAGATTGTAATCGAACTGAACGGAAACCGCACTTGGCAAGGCTGCACCATAACGCGTTCCCGTTCGCATGCTTCCAGCATCTGAAGCAAACTGCGATGCAATCAAAGCATCAATATCACCGATGCCATTCACCTCTGCGTTCGGGTAATCGGTCCATGTTGTGCTCGCATTCTGTAAGGTGCGGATGAGCGAATTCTTATTGAAACTGATGCCGCCCAGATCGAGAACAGACACTCCTATCTTGTACCTGTAATCGATGGTTCCACAGTTTGATT comes from Flavobacteriales bacterium and encodes:
- a CDS encoding multidrug transporter codes for the protein MTFRWSKWPFIVGFFYALALCTAHAIFDIHFALPWQPISVIGIAVAFYLGFKNNSSYDRTWEARKIWGGIVNDSRSFGAQVVSFVQGENADAIKKELIYRHVAWLTALRYQLRLSREWEHTEDRIQGKFAPNICEEYIENLDGELLKFLPPSEVEQYKGKANTATQILVTQSKRLQDLKDQCLYEDFRHMELVHLISNFYDGQGKSERIKNFPFPRQYASTALWLTFVFCGLLPFGIMDVFHDMSGAAFWVCPFIVGLVTWIFFLMEKIGDYSENPFEGTYNDVPITTISRGIEIDMREMINDTDIPGPIPSENGFSL
- a CDS encoding sulfite exporter TauE/SafE family protein; translation: MEYLPLFIFLALLAEILGTVGGFGSSLFFVPIASYFLDFHSVLGITAIFHVSSNITKIAFFRKGFDKKVILSLGIPAVLFVIIGAYISKFLASEILEIALAVFLIGTSLTFLIFKKLEVKPTVANSIGGGVLSGLVAGVLGTGGAIRGITLAAFNMKTEVFIATSAIIDLGIDASRSVVYTLNGYVHFHDLYLIPILLVVSILGTYIGKKILERISQEQFKSTVLILILITGVITLGKVIYDFV